The following are encoded in a window of bacterium genomic DNA:
- a CDS encoding NAD(P)/FAD-dependent oxidoreductase gives MSATDSLSPSDQEALREKYRAERDKRFRSDGADQYMEPSGRFAGLADDPWVGDVDREPVTDEVTVALIGGGFSGLCTGAQLQKLGVTDVRIIDGAGDVGGVWYWNRYPGAMCDTAAMVYLPLLEETGYMPSKKYVYGKEIFEHAQRIAKTFDLTDKVLTSTQVTRLEWDDVSSRWEIETDRGDRFRARFVAMGTGPMTRPKLPGIAGIESFEGHTFHTARWDYDYTGGDWGGAPMERLADKRVGIIGTGATAVQCIPGLARDAGELFVLQRTPSSIDVRNNHPIDPEEFAQLEPGWQSEWLMNFATLQMGGFTDEDLVKDGWTDIAKRIRD, from the coding sequence ATGTCAGCCACCGATTCCCTCAGCCCGTCCGACCAAGAAGCCCTGCGTGAGAAATACCGGGCGGAAAGAGACAAGCGCTTTCGCTCCGACGGCGCAGACCAGTACATGGAACCGAGCGGCCGATTCGCCGGCCTGGCCGATGACCCCTGGGTCGGTGATGTCGATCGCGAGCCTGTGACCGACGAAGTCACTGTGGCGCTGATCGGTGGCGGTTTTTCCGGCCTTTGCACCGGAGCCCAGTTGCAGAAACTCGGCGTGACCGATGTCCGCATCATTGACGGCGCCGGCGACGTCGGCGGAGTCTGGTACTGGAACCGCTATCCAGGTGCAATGTGCGATACCGCGGCGATGGTCTACCTGCCCCTACTCGAAGAGACCGGGTATATGCCCAGCAAGAAGTACGTCTACGGCAAAGAGATCTTCGAACACGCTCAGCGCATTGCCAAGACGTTCGATCTCACCGACAAGGTGCTGACCTCGACCCAGGTGACCCGCCTCGAGTGGGACGACGTGTCCTCACGCTGGGAGATCGAGACTGACCGCGGTGACCGCTTCCGGGCGCGTTTCGTCGCCATGGGTACGGGGCCGATGACTCGCCCGAAGTTGCCGGGCATCGCCGGGATCGAGTCGTTCGAGGGTCACACCTTCCACACTGCGCGCTGGGACTACGACTACACCGGTGGCGACTGGGGCGGCGCTCCGATGGAGAGATTGGCCGACAAGCGGGTGGGAATCATCGGCACCGGCGCCACCGCGGTCCAATGCATCCCCGGACTCGCGCGCGACGCCGGGGAGTTGTTCGTGTTACAGCGCACGCCCTCGTCCATCGATGTGCGCAACAACCATCCGATCGATCCTGAAGAGTTCGCCCAGCTCGAGCCGGGATGGCAAAGCGAGTGGCTGATGAACTTCGCCACCCTGCAGATGGGCGGATTCACCGACGAGGATCTCGTGAAGGACGGTTGGACCGACATCGCCAAACGCATTCGCGACC
- a CDS encoding TetR/AcrR family transcriptional regulator — translation MDHNTAQAVPSLRERKKAKTRAALIEASQRLFARQGYTGTTLEDISAEVDITTQTLLRYFDSKAQLALAPLAASLEEVERILLDENRSVDTLSAWRLYVQLEAEEASNPSESTTVTYVSNLRAYDQWVDKDPLLVATLTGVERELQELLATALARDAGVGSDDLHSTLVAALLVAGRRAIWDRWLARNCETDSLVEDQLAVVDYAVGSRGVGDN, via the coding sequence ATGGACCACAACACTGCCCAGGCGGTTCCCTCACTTCGGGAGCGCAAGAAGGCCAAGACCCGGGCCGCCCTGATCGAGGCGTCCCAGCGACTCTTCGCGAGGCAGGGCTATACCGGAACCACGCTCGAGGACATCTCCGCTGAGGTGGACATCACCACGCAGACCCTGCTGCGCTACTTCGATTCGAAGGCCCAGCTGGCCCTGGCCCCGTTGGCGGCCTCCCTCGAGGAGGTCGAGCGCATTCTTTTAGACGAGAACCGCTCGGTCGACACGCTGTCTGCGTGGCGTCTCTATGTGCAGCTGGAAGCTGAGGAAGCCTCGAACCCGTCTGAGTCGACGACCGTTACGTATGTTTCAAACCTACGCGCCTACGACCAATGGGTCGACAAGGATCCCCTGTTGGTCGCCACTCTCACGGGCGTAGAGCGAGAGCTCCAGGAGCTTCTGGCGACAGCCCTGGCCCGGGACGCTGGGGTCGGATCCGATGACCTGCACTCGACGTTGGTCGCAGCGCTGCTGGTCGCCGGCCGCAGGGCCATCTGGGACCGCTGGCTCGCGCGCAACTGCGAAACCGATTCCCTCGTCGAGGACCAGCTGGCCGTGGTGGACTACGCAGTCGGGAGTAGGGGTGTCGGAGACAACTAG
- a CDS encoding ferritin-like domain-containing protein, protein MSYYGSTEFRYNDDFALRMRDIRKGNLDLGWMKAGTEQIQANAENGKRGFTYLDINQGSYGYDDLPELPRGARGPAPRGAAYDVDRQADLEPELNRKSDVWAYKVASFTEEAMSRQWDASTDVPWGDLEKYERSNEVEIAFAQLCTFFTEVEMIATDLPAKWVWRMNDQFQEVKHFIATQAMDEARHAEVFRKRALAGGVGLMHALPQAEHSLKAILDCDNYSDASAFMHLLAEGNILTMFRFSEYISPTPVDKRMFQLVMQDEARHVSYGLQHLRWVIDHAPERKEQIHLGLDSGEEFSIQQFDSSLMEAMIVLAGKGTKPEQIKKGIEIVGHLQVSQVQEYFNRLRRAGFAERIPRSKFLPLLGDMGIDIPEIAA, encoded by the coding sequence ATGAGTTACTACGGCTCGACCGAGTTTCGCTACAACGACGACTTCGCGCTGCGCATGCGCGATATCCGCAAGGGAAACCTGGACCTCGGCTGGATGAAGGCGGGCACGGAGCAGATCCAGGCCAATGCGGAAAACGGGAAACGGGGCTTCACCTATCTGGACATCAATCAGGGCAGCTATGGCTATGACGATCTGCCCGAACTGCCGCGCGGAGCGCGGGGACCGGCGCCCAGAGGTGCAGCCTACGACGTGGATCGACAGGCGGATCTCGAGCCCGAACTGAACCGGAAGAGCGACGTCTGGGCATACAAGGTCGCTTCCTTCACAGAGGAAGCGATGAGCCGGCAATGGGATGCCAGCACCGACGTACCGTGGGGCGATCTGGAAAAGTACGAGCGCTCGAACGAGGTCGAGATCGCCTTTGCCCAGCTCTGCACCTTCTTCACCGAAGTCGAAATGATCGCAACCGACCTGCCCGCAAAATGGGTCTGGCGCATGAACGACCAGTTCCAGGAAGTGAAGCACTTCATCGCCACCCAGGCGATGGACGAAGCGCGTCATGCCGAGGTATTCCGCAAGCGAGCGCTGGCGGGCGGCGTCGGCCTGATGCACGCGCTACCTCAGGCCGAGCACTCGCTGAAGGCGATTCTCGACTGCGACAACTACTCCGATGCCAGCGCGTTCATGCACCTGCTTGCCGAGGGCAACATCCTGACGATGTTCCGCTTCAGCGAGTACATCTCGCCCACACCGGTCGACAAGCGAATGTTCCAGCTCGTCATGCAGGACGAGGCGCGCCACGTATCCTACGGCCTGCAACATCTGCGCTGGGTCATCGACCACGCGCCAGAGCGCAAGGAGCAGATTCACCTGGGCCTCGATTCAGGCGAAGAGTTCAGCATCCAGCAGTTCGACTCGTCCCTCATGGAGGCGATGATCGTGCTGGCGGGCAAGGGCACGAAGCCCGAGCAGATCAAGAAGGGAATCGAAATCGTCGGCCACCTGCAGGTCAGCCAGGTTCAGGAGTACTTCAACCGACTGCGCCGCGCAGGCTTCGCCGAGCGGATCCCGCGCTCGAAGTTCCTACCGCTGCTCGGCGATATGGGCATCGACATCCCTGAGATCGCCGCATAG
- a CDS encoding PEP-CTERM sorting domain-containing protein — translation MKIRCAGWALAALVSLSLSAPEALAGTLTLRFFGGSSLDRILDDGGVELPAGNAAYIYGNSGPLDVNSIITMNPGSGFSVAPAGIVRSLAIGDGISPPTDTDGRFLFEVNLGSFESPNFADGLSFFVFAFNASDPAIATAYGVSPSSYTVDNSILPLDGDLTPLPVDFVFNGFATTTTPEPATGVLLLAALAGLAAARHRN, via the coding sequence ATGAAGATTCGCTGTGCAGGATGGGCGCTGGCCGCTCTCGTTTCGCTTTCGCTAAGCGCGCCCGAGGCGCTGGCTGGAACTCTCACGTTGCGGTTTTTCGGGGGCAGTTCCCTGGATCGCATCCTGGACGACGGAGGCGTCGAGCTACCCGCCGGTAACGCTGCGTACATCTACGGAAATAGTGGGCCGCTCGACGTGAACTCGATCATCACGATGAACCCAGGGAGCGGTTTCAGTGTGGCCCCCGCCGGCATCGTGCGGTCCCTCGCCATCGGCGATGGCATCAGTCCCCCGACCGACACCGATGGTCGCTTCCTGTTCGAGGTCAATCTGGGCAGCTTTGAATCCCCGAACTTCGCGGACGGCCTGTCATTCTTCGTGTTTGCCTTCAATGCCAGTGATCCCGCGATCGCGACAGCCTATGGCGTTTCGCCAAGCTCGTACACGGTCGACAATTCGATCTTGCCGCTCGACGGTGACTTGACGCCGCTGCCCGTCGATTTCGTTTTCAACGGCTTCGCCACGACGACTACGCCGGAACCGGCGACCGGCGTGCTTCTCCTGGCCGCCCTCGCGGGCCTGGCCGCCGCACGGCATCGCAACTAG
- a CDS encoding S1 family peptidase, producing MRSICATRSRPVLLALRLLAAIVALLGGAKAVAQDGLKYEISRIPYPLESSLLSNTGPETARIFLHEIRLEDAEWTRLELGDLQLGPGDSIRISSRVDGEEQIVDDREPIYNGLLWSSVFRGGEIDIELHVSPASEGASFSIRALEIARLAYTPREPASSSSGLIPRTICNNDDRIPVAGPSCTVRIVSSDPNSNWFTGFMVNGHWMLTTAHTVNVSGLPLPWTVERNVPASDPNGTIVAAAADDQWQVELADLSSATGGLAFSLQQGHDWALIEIPADPNRPLGPGEGCSPVFYCGHDTTSAGGLLTIEGYGIDTEGTRNGVLQSDTGPAVASSSGLFAVRYQTDTEQSNSGSPIYDSLGRIIGIHGLSGCENGGTEGDNEGSLISNPVLLDAVKQKTGISLCADGDSDGLADDFETIFGSDPFLADSDADGDGDLVEYVAQSDPFDPNSDVSPVVRETPGAVELSWDAVAGLDYEVSFADGLAQANPGTQTAVLPTQSAFASVAGIAPTTTLLDDGNATGSSPAGITSRLYTLRVTTAVAGISVRAGTRAAITVQGTPAGFQRVDLPAAAYQILGMPFVPEDPSVHNVLGPQLDGGLDEFNADRIFAFDPATQLYETAFLFDGSGDPNFDQRFFPSAASRI from the coding sequence ATGAGATCGATCTGCGCCACCCGAAGTCGTCCCGTCCTACTGGCCCTTCGCCTACTCGCCGCCATCGTGGCGCTGCTTGGTGGAGCGAAGGCCGTCGCGCAGGATGGGTTGAAGTACGAAATCTCGCGCATTCCCTATCCCCTAGAGAGTTCGCTCCTGTCGAATACGGGCCCCGAGACCGCGCGAATCTTCCTCCACGAGATCCGTCTCGAAGACGCCGAATGGACGCGCCTGGAGCTGGGAGATCTACAGCTCGGACCCGGTGATTCGATCCGCATTTCGTCTCGAGTCGATGGCGAAGAGCAGATCGTCGACGATCGGGAGCCGATTTACAACGGCCTTCTGTGGAGTTCGGTCTTCCGCGGTGGCGAAATCGATATCGAGCTTCACGTTTCGCCGGCAAGCGAAGGCGCTTCGTTCTCGATTCGCGCACTCGAGATCGCCCGGCTCGCGTACACACCTCGCGAACCGGCGAGCAGCAGCTCCGGCCTGATCCCGCGTACGATCTGCAATAACGATGACCGCATTCCCGTCGCCGGTCCGAGTTGCACGGTTCGCATCGTGTCGTCGGACCCCAACTCCAACTGGTTCACCGGCTTCATGGTGAACGGGCACTGGATGCTGACCACCGCGCATACCGTGAACGTCTCTGGGCTGCCACTTCCGTGGACCGTCGAACGCAATGTCCCCGCATCGGATCCCAATGGAACGATCGTGGCCGCCGCGGCCGACGATCAGTGGCAGGTTGAACTCGCGGACCTGTCCAGTGCGACCGGAGGACTCGCGTTTTCCCTACAGCAGGGGCACGACTGGGCTCTGATCGAGATTCCGGCCGATCCGAACAGACCTCTGGGTCCGGGTGAAGGCTGTAGCCCCGTCTTCTATTGCGGACACGACACCACCAGCGCAGGCGGGCTCTTGACGATCGAAGGTTACGGCATCGACACCGAAGGCACGCGCAATGGCGTCCTTCAGAGCGACACCGGCCCCGCGGTCGCGAGTAGCAGTGGCCTGTTCGCGGTGCGTTACCAGACCGATACCGAGCAGTCGAATAGCGGCTCGCCGATCTATGACTCCCTGGGGAGAATCATCGGCATCCACGGTCTATCGGGCTGTGAAAATGGCGGCACGGAGGGAGACAACGAGGGAAGCTTGATCTCCAATCCGGTTCTTCTGGACGCGGTGAAACAGAAAACAGGCATCTCATTATGCGCAGACGGCGATAGCGATGGCCTGGCGGACGACTTCGAAACCATCTTCGGCAGCGATCCGTTTCTGGCCGACAGCGACGCAGACGGAGATGGAGATCTGGTCGAGTACGTAGCCCAGTCCGACCCGTTCGACCCCAATTCGGACGTTTCACCGGTGGTGAGGGAAACGCCGGGTGCGGTGGAATTGAGCTGGGATGCAGTCGCGGGCCTCGACTACGAGGTGAGTTTTGCCGACGGGCTCGCGCAGGCCAATCCCGGCACTCAGACCGCTGTGCTACCGACACAGTCGGCCTTTGCGAGCGTTGCGGGTATCGCGCCCACGACCACTCTGCTCGACGATGGCAACGCGACGGGCAGCTCTCCCGCGGGCATCACCTCCCGACTCTACACGCTACGCGTCACGACGGCGGTGGCCGGCATTTCCGTGCGCGCGGGAACCCGGGCCGCCATCACGGTCCAGGGCACACCTGCGGGGTTTCAGCGAGTCGACCTGCCTGCGGCGGCTTATCAGATCCTGGGCATGCCCTTCGTTCCTGAGGATCCGTCCGTACACAACGTACTCGGACCGCAACTCGATGGCGGCCTCGATGAGTTCAACGCCGACCGCATCTTCGCCTTCGATCCCGCAACTCAGCTCTACGAGACGGCGTTCCTATTCGATGGCAGCGGCGACCCCAATTTCGACCAACGTTTTTTTCCATCGGCGGCGAGTCGGATTTGA
- a CDS encoding HAMP domain-containing histidine kinase — protein MNRLYLQIYLTLVGIIVLFAVLASLAWLLIGPSDEDRASIEGIGAIVAESLPAAGRPVEELRSALARLSEQLRADLAVRSADGELVVQIGRPLPEPTPEQLKSGWFQGRRHGGPVIVVRLPDDRWMIGRPRRNEHGIQWLVALAGLGVVSAIGAYPLVRRLTRRVERLRARVEQLGAGDLSARVQIEGRDEIAALARSFNRAADRIEALVDGQRTLLASASHELRSPLARIRVATELLHSGQRPELLERIEKDIGELDVLIGELLLASRLDALDQLERVEEVDLLALVAEESSRAGASLEGEPVRILGDSRMLRHLVRNLVENAQRYGAGTPIEVTLEAHDGEARLRVLDRGPGVPENERERIFGAFYRPAGMRESIDGSVGLGLSLVRQIAGHHEGHARCIAREGGGTCFEVVLPGARSEIRENRDSREPSL, from the coding sequence ATGAACCGGCTGTATCTACAGATATACCTGACGCTAGTCGGCATTATCGTGCTCTTCGCCGTGCTCGCTTCGCTCGCCTGGTTGTTGATCGGACCGTCTGATGAAGATCGCGCGAGCATCGAGGGAATCGGCGCGATCGTCGCCGAATCACTGCCCGCAGCGGGCCGCCCCGTCGAGGAACTGCGCTCCGCCTTGGCGAGACTGTCCGAGCAACTGCGGGCGGATCTGGCCGTGCGCTCAGCAGACGGTGAACTCGTCGTGCAGATCGGCCGGCCCCTGCCTGAACCGACACCCGAGCAGTTGAAGAGCGGCTGGTTCCAGGGTCGCAGACACGGTGGTCCGGTGATCGTCGTTCGCCTTCCCGATGACCGTTGGATGATCGGCCGCCCGCGCCGGAACGAACACGGTATCCAATGGCTGGTTGCGCTCGCCGGCCTTGGCGTGGTGAGCGCAATCGGAGCCTATCCCCTGGTACGCCGACTGACTCGCCGCGTGGAGCGACTGCGCGCTCGCGTGGAGCAACTGGGTGCGGGCGACCTGAGCGCACGCGTGCAGATCGAAGGCCGCGACGAAATCGCCGCGCTGGCACGAAGCTTCAATCGCGCCGCCGATCGCATCGAAGCCCTGGTCGACGGCCAGCGCACGCTTCTGGCCAGCGCATCGCATGAACTGCGCTCTCCTCTGGCTCGCATTCGCGTGGCGACGGAGTTGCTTCACAGCGGCCAGAGACCCGAACTGCTGGAGCGAATCGAAAAGGACATCGGCGAACTCGATGTATTGATCGGAGAACTCCTGCTCGCGAGTCGGCTCGATGCTCTCGACCAGCTCGAGCGGGTCGAAGAAGTGGATCTACTGGCATTGGTGGCGGAGGAGTCCTCACGTGCGGGCGCCTCGCTCGAGGGCGAGCCGGTCAGGATCCTCGGAGACTCGCGCATGTTGCGCCATCTGGTGCGAAATCTGGTCGAGAATGCCCAACGCTACGGCGCGGGCACACCGATCGAGGTCACACTGGAGGCGCACGACGGCGAAGCCCGGCTTCGAGTCCTCGACCGCGGCCCTGGAGTGCCCGAAAACGAGCGCGAGCGCATCTTCGGAGCCTTCTATCGACCCGCCGGAATGCGCGAGAGCATCGATGGAAGCGTCGGGCTCGGCCTCTCGCTCGTGCGGCAGATCGCCGGTCACCACGAAGGCCACGCGCGCTGCATCGCCCGGGAAGGAGGAGGAACCTGTTTCGAGGTCGTCCTTCCGGGCGCGCGGAGCGAAATCCGGGAGAACCGGGATTCCCGAGAGCCCTCGCTCTGA
- a CDS encoding response regulator transcription factor has product MSESILMIEDDENLSEMVGEYLGSRGFALSAQPNAMGGLELLRSESFDVLILDVMLPDLDGFEVCRRVRAESDIPILMLTARGDETDRIVGLEIGADDYLPKPFNPRELLARLRAILRRHKSGPERGAVLRFGRLEIDRNARVVRVGGEERSLTSHQFELLCALAERAGRVMSRDAIMNALRGHALDAFDRSIDVHISRIRAAIEDDPKNPRRVITVRGAGYVFARNADDETDRR; this is encoded by the coding sequence GTGTCGGAAAGCATCCTCATGATCGAGGACGACGAGAATCTCTCGGAGATGGTCGGTGAGTACCTGGGCTCGCGCGGCTTCGCGCTATCGGCCCAGCCGAACGCGATGGGCGGACTCGAGCTCCTGCGCAGCGAGAGCTTCGACGTGTTGATCCTCGACGTGATGCTGCCCGATCTCGACGGCTTCGAGGTCTGTCGACGAGTGCGGGCAGAATCGGATATTCCGATTTTGATGCTGACTGCGCGCGGTGATGAGACGGATCGCATCGTCGGCCTGGAAATCGGCGCGGACGACTACCTGCCCAAGCCGTTCAATCCGCGCGAACTGCTCGCCCGTCTGCGCGCGATTCTGCGCCGTCACAAATCGGGACCTGAGCGCGGCGCAGTATTGCGTTTTGGCCGGCTCGAGATCGACCGCAACGCAAGGGTCGTTCGCGTGGGTGGCGAAGAGCGTTCACTCACGAGCCATCAATTCGAACTTCTTTGCGCACTCGCTGAGCGAGCGGGACGGGTCATGTCGAGAGATGCGATCATGAACGCGCTTCGCGGTCACGCACTCGACGCCTTCGACCGCAGCATCGACGTGCATATCTCGCGTATCCGAGCCGCGATCGAAGACGATCCGAAGAATCCGCGTCGCGTCATCACAGTGCGCGGCGCGGGCTATGTTTTCGCCCGCAACGCGGATGATGAAACAGACCGACGATGA
- a CDS encoding nuclear transport factor 2 family protein, with protein MGGFPREEIEAAFENYNRARIQASTSGDWRIWAAVFTEDAHYTEHAYGEMHGRQEIEDWITKVMAPFPHMSFPQDWVAFDDEHDAVVFQCQNRLEHPGDPDGEPFQFPSWTRLVYGGNGLWKSEEDVYNPARDAGRTISAWRKAGGEFESRELVQMTDR; from the coding sequence ATGGGCGGTTTCCCGCGGGAAGAGATCGAAGCCGCGTTCGAAAACTACAATCGGGCGCGCATCCAGGCTTCAACGAGCGGAGACTGGCGTATCTGGGCGGCCGTTTTCACCGAGGACGCTCACTACACCGAGCATGCCTACGGCGAGATGCACGGTCGTCAGGAGATCGAAGACTGGATCACCAAGGTCATGGCTCCCTTTCCCCATATGAGTTTTCCCCAGGACTGGGTGGCGTTCGACGACGAGCACGACGCGGTCGTGTTCCAGTGCCAGAACCGGCTCGAACATCCGGGAGATCCAGATGGCGAGCCGTTTCAATTTCCCAGTTGGACCCGCCTGGTCTACGGTGGAAACGGGCTCTGGAAATCCGAGGAAGACGTCTACAATCCCGCCCGCGATGCGGGGCGCACGATTTCGGCCTGGCGCAAGGCGGGCGGTGAGTTCGAGAGTCGAGAACTCGTGCAGATGACGGACCGCTGA
- a CDS encoding SDR family oxidoreductase, which yields MRRFEERVALVSGAASGIGRATAERLASEGASLFCVDVQSEELEATVEQITGAGGIADSHLCDVSDPEAVAATLSACVERYGKLDALCNIAGILKLDHTHELSLEVWNKILAVNLTGTLLMSQAALPHLLESKGVIVNTSSTSALAGMPWGAAYGASKGGVLALTRTFAVEYAKQGLRANAVCPGSIVTSMTTRGVLPEGIDTSLLSRVVPLDKPRGPESIAGVIAMLASDDGAHINGAEIRVDGGTLS from the coding sequence ATGCGACGCTTTGAAGAGCGCGTTGCGCTGGTGAGTGGTGCGGCGTCGGGAATTGGTCGAGCGACTGCCGAACGCCTGGCGAGTGAGGGAGCGTCGCTGTTCTGCGTCGATGTGCAGAGCGAAGAACTCGAGGCGACCGTCGAGCAGATCACCGGTGCCGGGGGGATCGCCGATTCGCACCTCTGTGACGTGAGCGATCCCGAAGCGGTGGCCGCAACGCTTTCCGCTTGCGTCGAGCGTTACGGGAAACTGGACGCGTTGTGCAATATCGCGGGAATCTTGAAGCTCGACCACACCCATGAGCTGTCACTGGAGGTGTGGAACAAGATCCTGGCCGTGAATCTGACGGGAACCTTGCTGATGAGTCAGGCCGCGTTGCCGCACCTGCTGGAGTCCAAAGGCGTCATCGTCAATACCTCGTCGACTTCCGCCCTGGCGGGCATGCCCTGGGGGGCGGCCTACGGAGCGTCGAAGGGGGGAGTACTCGCCCTGACCCGCACTTTTGCGGTGGAGTACGCCAAGCAGGGGCTGCGCGCGAACGCGGTCTGTCCCGGTTCGATCGTCACCAGCATGACCACGCGAGGCGTGCTGCCAGAGGGGATCGATACTTCGCTTCTGTCCCGGGTCGTGCCCCTCGACAAGCCCCGGGGGCCCGAGTCGATCGCCGGTGTGATCGCGATGCTGGCCTCCGACGACGGCGCTCACATCAACGGGGCAGAGATTCGTGTCGACGGAGGAACCCTTTCGTAG
- a CDS encoding TetR/AcrR family transcriptional regulator produces the protein MDATESLLLEVGPDRLSIRLVTNRCGYQAPTIYHHFGDKAGLIDACLERRFQDLHDELLRVPRRLDPAEYLRELARAFIRFGVEHPAHYRLFSVPRRVDVSVPSSAERGRELVAEALKDLERVKRLRGTDAETAFQITWAMLHGLILLRISRPDYEWTEDLTERALDSLERGLFEKESGAE, from the coding sequence TTGGACGCGACCGAGTCGTTGCTTTTGGAAGTCGGACCCGATCGATTGTCGATCCGACTCGTGACGAATCGCTGTGGCTATCAGGCACCGACCATCTATCACCACTTCGGCGACAAAGCGGGCTTGATCGATGCGTGTCTGGAACGGCGTTTTCAGGACCTGCACGATGAGTTGTTGCGCGTACCGCGCAGGCTCGATCCGGCAGAGTATCTGCGCGAACTCGCCCGGGCCTTCATCCGCTTTGGCGTCGAGCATCCAGCGCATTACCGCCTGTTCTCTGTGCCTCGGCGGGTCGATGTGAGTGTGCCTTCTTCTGCGGAGCGCGGGCGTGAGTTGGTCGCCGAAGCCTTGAAAGATCTCGAGCGTGTCAAGCGCCTGCGCGGAACCGATGCCGAAACCGCTTTCCAGATCACCTGGGCGATGCTTCACGGACTGATCCTGCTGCGAATCAGCCGACCGGACTACGAATGGACAGAAGACCTTACCGAGCGAGCACTCGACTCACTCGAACGCGGATTGTTCGAGAAGGAAAGCGGAGCGGAATGA
- a CDS encoding efflux RND transporter periplasmic adaptor subunit, with amino-acid sequence MMRIRMWNGTTNLKRWALALCCVGAGLSACDGEPEDALEVTRPVVIAEVQAVDVSERIAATGQLVAPSRAEVAAQVQGEITAVLRDEGATVEAGEVVLEIDPERFELELARARAGLSEARASLGEHERDVKRQRALAQRAVASKAQLDEAETAVQTSRSRVQAAQANLGVAERALRDSKVTARFSGQIGRRYLSVGEFVQPGQKLFELVAMDPIEVEFFLPERDSSRASIGQTLDVFVAPYPDQAFRATVTVVSPTIDSRTRTLRVKAVVENKEGKLKPGLFARADLGVADRKGVIIVPEEAVLQRADGPVVFRLVEDNRVERIVVELGKLSEGHAEIMAGLAVGDSVIRRGHDVLIDGSAISLRNPDGTPAVAAGPESALETTP; translated from the coding sequence ATGATGCGGATTCGAATGTGGAACGGGACGACAAACCTGAAGCGGTGGGCGCTGGCTCTCTGTTGTGTAGGCGCGGGACTCAGCGCCTGCGATGGAGAGCCCGAAGATGCGCTCGAAGTAACCAGACCGGTCGTGATTGCTGAGGTGCAGGCCGTCGATGTGAGCGAGCGCATCGCGGCGACCGGACAGTTGGTCGCGCCCAGTCGAGCCGAGGTCGCTGCGCAGGTTCAAGGAGAGATCACCGCCGTCCTGCGCGACGAGGGCGCGACGGTGGAAGCGGGCGAGGTCGTGCTCGAAATCGACCCCGAGAGATTCGAGCTCGAACTGGCCCGTGCGCGGGCCGGTCTTTCGGAAGCGCGGGCGAGTCTCGGCGAGCACGAACGCGATGTGAAGCGCCAGCGCGCGCTCGCACAACGCGCTGTGGCGTCCAAGGCTCAACTCGACGAGGCCGAGACAGCCGTTCAGACCAGTCGCTCACGCGTGCAGGCGGCTCAGGCGAATCTAGGCGTGGCCGAACGCGCGTTGCGCGACTCGAAGGTGACGGCGCGTTTCTCTGGTCAGATCGGAAGGCGCTATCTGAGCGTGGGTGAGTTCGTTCAACCCGGCCAGAAGCTCTTCGAACTGGTCGCTATGGACCCGATCGAGGTCGAGTTTTTCCTGCCGGAACGAGATTCGAGTCGCGCGAGCATCGGACAGACGCTCGACGTCTTTGTGGCGCCGTATCCCGACCAGGCCTTTCGAGCGACGGTGACGGTCGTATCGCCGACCATCGATTCGCGCACCCGCACTCTACGTGTCAAGGCGGTGGTCGAGAACAAGGAAGGCAAGCTGAAACCCGGTCTGTTCGCTCGTGCAGATCTGGGCGTCGCGGATCGAAAGGGCGTAATCATCGTTCCCGAAGAAGCGGTCTTGCAACGGGCCGACGGTCCGGTTGTGTTTCGCCTCGTTGAGGACAATCGGGTCGAACGCATCGTGGTCGAACTCGGCAAGCTGAGCGAAGGCCATGCCGAGATCATGGCCGGGTTGGCTGTGGGGGATTCCGTGATCCGACGCGGCCACGACGTGCTGATCGATGGAAGCGCCATCAGTCTTCGCAATCCCGACGGAACACCGGCGGTGGCCGCTGGTCCTGAATCCGCTCTGGAGACCACTCCGTGA